From a single Chlorogloeopsis sp. ULAP01 genomic region:
- the gcvH gene encoding glycine cleavage system protein GcvH: MSLEYPGDLKYLDTHEYVRLEGEIATIGITAFAVDQLGDIVFLELPEVGDAITKGETFGTVESVKAVEDLNSPITGTVIDRNEPLLDAPEQVADDPYGEGWFIKVRVNDPGEIDDALTADEYSAQVEG; this comes from the coding sequence ATGTCTTTGGAATATCCTGGAGATTTAAAGTACTTAGATACCCATGAATACGTGCGTTTAGAGGGGGAAATCGCTACAATTGGCATTACCGCCTTTGCTGTCGATCAATTAGGAGATATTGTATTTTTAGAATTGCCAGAAGTTGGTGATGCGATTACTAAAGGAGAAACTTTTGGCACCGTTGAATCAGTAAAAGCTGTTGAAGACTTAAACTCACCAATTACTGGTACTGTTATAGACCGTAATGAACCCCTGCTAGATGCTCCCGAACAAGTTGCAGACGATCCCTACGGTGAAGGATGGTTTATTAAAGTGCGGGTTAACGATCCTGGTGAAATTGATGACGCATTAACCGCAGATGAGTATAGCGCCCAAGTAGAAGGGTAG
- the gcvP gene encoding aminomethyl-transferring glycine dehydrogenase, with protein MVISAPRPQSGDRKTPGEDNQKSSDFQQRHIGPNANEIQQMLAEMGFSSLDALIEKTVPQSIRLSRRLDLPAALSEYAALAKLKEIALKNRIFRSFIGMGYYDSITPPVIGRNILENPGWYTAYTPYQPEIAQGRLEALLNFQTMIIDLTGLEIANASLLDEATAAAEAMSMSYGFCKNKANTYFVSQDCHPQTIDVLQTRAKPLGINIIVGDHQTFDFSEPIFGAIVQYPASDGTIYDYRAFVEKAHAVGALVTVAADPLSLALLTPPGEFGADIAVGSTQRFGIPLGYGGPHAAYFATKEEYKRQVPGRIVGISKDAQGKPALRLALQTREQHIRREKATSNICTAQVLLAVMASMYAVYHGPDGLKRIAENIHTLTVILAEGLKLLGYKISSEYFFDTLRVELGTRSLKDILAACEQKKINLRVFDETAVGISLDETTTIADVKDLLAIFAGKDELPFSLEELSPNPVSANLSRTSSYLTHPIFNRYHSETELLRYLHRLETKDLSLTTSMIPLGSCTMKLNATAEMIPVSWAEFAKIHPFAPQSQTQGYQILFQQLEEWLAEITGFAGISLQPNAGSQGEYAGLLVIRRYHESRGEKHRNVCLIPTSAHGTNPASAVMCGMKVVAVACDDQGNIDLNDLKAKAQKHSQELAALMVTYPSTHGVFEEQIQEICAVVHAHGGQVYMDGANMNAQVGLCRPGDIGADVCHLNLHKTFCIPHGGGGPGMGPIGVAKHLVPFVPGNPVVKMGGEQSIGAVSAAPWGSASILVISWMYIAMMGATGLTEATKVAILNANYIAKRLETYYPVLYQGKNGFVAHECILDLRSLKKSAAIEIDDVAKRLMDYGFHAPTVSWPVAGTIMVEPTESESKEELDRFCDAMIAIRQEIAEIESGKADIQNNVLKNAPHTAESLITGEWNHPYSREQAAYPAPWTREHKFWPAVGRIDAAFGDRNFVCSCLSMDAYSQ; from the coding sequence GTGGTAATATCCGCTCCTCGTCCTCAGTCAGGCGATCGCAAAACGCCGGGCGAAGACAATCAGAAGTCAAGTGATTTTCAGCAGCGACACATCGGCCCGAATGCCAATGAGATCCAGCAAATGCTTGCGGAAATGGGTTTTTCTTCCTTAGATGCCCTGATTGAAAAAACAGTACCGCAGTCGATTCGGTTATCTCGTCGATTAGATTTGCCAGCAGCACTTAGTGAGTACGCAGCACTTGCAAAGTTAAAAGAAATAGCTTTAAAAAACCGAATCTTTCGCTCGTTTATCGGTATGGGATATTACGACAGTATTACCCCACCAGTAATTGGGCGTAATATTCTAGAAAACCCTGGTTGGTATACTGCTTACACTCCCTACCAGCCAGAAATTGCCCAAGGGCGACTGGAAGCGCTATTGAATTTCCAAACAATGATTATAGACCTGACAGGTTTGGAAATTGCTAACGCTTCATTGTTGGATGAAGCTACGGCTGCGGCAGAAGCTATGAGCATGAGCTATGGTTTTTGCAAGAACAAGGCCAATACCTACTTTGTATCCCAAGACTGCCATCCCCAAACTATCGATGTCCTACAAACACGAGCCAAGCCTTTAGGGATAAATATTATAGTCGGCGATCATCAAACCTTTGATTTTTCAGAACCGATTTTTGGGGCAATTGTGCAATATCCTGCCAGTGATGGCACGATTTACGACTACCGCGCTTTTGTAGAAAAAGCCCATGCTGTGGGGGCATTGGTAACGGTAGCAGCAGATCCCTTAAGCTTGGCACTGTTGACACCTCCTGGTGAATTTGGGGCTGATATCGCCGTCGGCAGTACTCAACGCTTCGGTATTCCCTTGGGCTATGGTGGCCCTCATGCGGCTTATTTTGCTACTAAAGAAGAATACAAGCGACAAGTTCCAGGACGAATTGTAGGTATATCGAAAGATGCTCAAGGTAAACCTGCATTACGTCTAGCTTTGCAAACCCGTGAACAGCACATCCGCCGCGAAAAAGCAACTAGCAATATTTGTACGGCACAGGTGTTGCTAGCGGTGATGGCAAGTATGTATGCTGTCTATCACGGCCCCGATGGACTCAAAAGAATTGCCGAGAATATTCATACACTAACTGTAATTTTGGCAGAAGGACTGAAACTTCTGGGTTATAAGATTAGTTCCGAATATTTCTTTGATACTTTACGGGTAGAATTAGGAACACGCAGTTTAAAAGATATTCTTGCAGCTTGCGAACAAAAGAAAATTAACCTGCGAGTTTTTGATGAAACTGCTGTAGGCATTTCACTGGACGAAACTACGACAATTGCGGATGTAAAAGACCTACTAGCAATTTTTGCAGGCAAGGATGAATTACCTTTTAGTTTAGAAGAATTATCCCCCAATCCTGTCTCTGCCAATCTTTCCCGCACCAGTAGTTACCTCACCCATCCCATTTTCAATCGCTATCACTCAGAAACTGAGTTGTTACGCTACTTACACAGGCTAGAAACTAAAGACTTGTCGCTCACTACATCGATGATTCCTTTGGGTTCATGTACGATGAAGTTGAACGCGACGGCAGAGATGATACCCGTAAGTTGGGCAGAATTCGCTAAGATTCATCCCTTTGCCCCCCAGTCGCAAACCCAAGGTTATCAAATTCTGTTCCAGCAGCTTGAAGAATGGTTGGCGGAAATTACTGGCTTTGCTGGAATTTCCCTGCAACCCAATGCTGGCTCTCAAGGTGAATATGCTGGACTTTTAGTCATTCGTCGATATCACGAAAGTCGTGGTGAAAAACACCGCAATGTTTGTCTGATTCCTACATCTGCCCACGGGACAAACCCAGCTAGTGCGGTGATGTGCGGAATGAAGGTAGTAGCTGTTGCCTGCGACGACCAAGGTAATATTGACTTAAACGATTTAAAGGCGAAAGCACAAAAGCACAGTCAAGAACTCGCTGCTTTGATGGTGACTTATCCTTCAACACACGGTGTGTTTGAGGAACAAATTCAAGAAATTTGTGCTGTTGTTCATGCCCACGGCGGACAAGTTTACATGGATGGGGCGAATATGAACGCCCAAGTGGGGCTGTGCCGTCCAGGAGATATTGGCGCAGATGTCTGTCATTTGAACTTGCACAAAACTTTCTGTATCCCTCATGGTGGGGGTGGCCCTGGTATGGGGCCAATTGGCGTTGCCAAGCATCTTGTGCCTTTTGTTCCCGGCAACCCCGTTGTCAAAATGGGAGGTGAGCAAAGCATTGGAGCTGTTTCAGCCGCACCTTGGGGTAGTGCCAGCATCCTGGTAATCTCTTGGATGTACATCGCGATGATGGGTGCTACGGGTTTGACGGAAGCAACGAAAGTAGCAATTCTCAATGCTAATTACATCGCCAAGCGACTTGAGACGTACTATCCAGTTTTGTACCAAGGTAAAAATGGGTTTGTCGCCCATGAGTGCATTTTAGATTTGCGATCGCTCAAAAAATCTGCGGCTATCGAAATTGATGATGTTGCCAAGCGTCTAATGGACTACGGCTTCCACGCACCGACGGTTTCTTGGCCTGTAGCAGGTACAATTATGGTCGAACCCACTGAAAGCGAATCGAAAGAAGAATTGGATCGTTTTTGCGATGCAATGATTGCTATTCGTCAAGAAATTGCCGAGATTGAATCTGGCAAAGCAGATATCCAAAATAATGTTCTCAAGAATGCACCCCACACTGCTGAAAGTTTAATCACGGGCGAGTGGAATCATCCTTACTCCCGCGAACAAGCTGCTTACCCCGCACCTTGGACGCGCGAACACAAGTTCTGGCCTGCTGTCGGTCGCATTGATGCTGCCTTTGGCGATCGGAATTTTGTTTGTTCTTGTCTGTCAATGGACGCTTATTCGCAATAG